Proteins from a genomic interval of Oxyura jamaicensis isolate SHBP4307 breed ruddy duck chromosome 10, BPBGC_Ojam_1.0, whole genome shotgun sequence:
- the HOMER2 gene encoding homer protein homolog 2 isoform X3: MTFTKTSQKFGQWADSRANTVFGLGFPSEQQLTKFAEKFQEVKEAAKLARDRSQEKIETSSNHSQESGRETPSSTRASSVNGTDDEKASHGGPAETHLKSENDKLKIALAQSSSNVKKWETELQTLRESNARLTTALQESAASIEHWKKQFSACKEENDQLRSKIEELEEQCNEINKEKERNAQLSRRLQELETELQDKELELEELRKQGEIIPQLMSECESVSQQLQDAENKNKDLEEKVRTLRTEVEESKHRQTNLKTELKNFLDVLDGKIDELHDFRQGLSKLGVDN; this comes from the exons ATGACCTTTACTAAAACATCACAGAAGTTCGGCCAGTGGGCGGACAGCAGAGCAAATACCGTGTTTGGTTTGGGCTTTCCCTCTGAGCAACAGCTGACCAAG TTTGCAGAAAAATTCCAAGAAGTGAAAGAGGCTGCCAAGCTAGCAAGAGACAGATCTCAAGAGAAAATTGAGACCTCAAGCAATCATTCCCAG GAATCTGGACGTGAAACACCATCTTCCACCCGGGCATCTAGTGTGAATGGGACAGATGATGAGAAGGCATCACATGGTGGTCCTGCTGAGACACATCTCAAGTCTGAGAATGATAAACTAAAAATTGCTCTAGCCCAAAG TTCCTCCAATGTAAAGAAGTGGGAGACGGAGCTGCAGACGCTGAGGGAGAGCAACGCCAGGCTGACCACGGCGCTGCAGGAGTCGGCTGCCAGCATAGAGCACTGGAAGAAGCAGTTCTCAGCCTGCAAGGAGGAGAACGACCAGCTCAGGAGCAAG ATTGAAGAACTGGAGGAGCAgtgcaatgaaataaataaagagaaggagagaaatgcACAGCTGAGCAGACGTCTCCAGGAGCTGGAAACAGAGCTTCAAGACAAAGAGCTG GAACTGGAAGAGCTCCGAAAGCAGGGTGAAATTATACCACAGCTAATGTCAGAATGTGAATCTGTATCTCAACAATTACAG gATGCTGAGAATAAGAACAAAGATCTTGAAGAGAAAGTCAGAACACTAAGGACAGAAGTTGAAGAGAGCAAACATAGGCAGACCAAccttaaaactgaattaaagaATTTTTTAGATGTACTAGACGGGAAAATAGATGAATTACACGATTTCCGACAAGGACTGTCTAAACTTGGGGTTGACAACTAG